From Saprospiraceae bacterium, one genomic window encodes:
- a CDS encoding aspartate 1-decarboxylase produces the protein MLLQFFKSKIHRATVTQANLHYVGSITIDETLMEAANLYEGEKVQIVNNNNGERFETYVIKGEKGSGMVCLNGAAARKAEIGDIIIVISYAIMTPEEAKNFHPISIFVDDKNQIKEL, from the coding sequence ATGCTATTGCAGTTTTTCAAATCAAAAATTCACCGAGCGACTGTCACGCAGGCCAATCTTCATTATGTGGGCAGCATCACCATCGACGAAACCCTCATGGAGGCAGCCAATCTTTACGAAGGCGAAAAAGTCCAGATTGTAAACAACAACAATGGGGAGCGATTTGAAACCTATGTTATCAAAGGTGAAAAGGGTTCGGGCATGGTTTGTCTCAATGGGGCAGCCGCACGCAAAGCGGAAATAGGAGACATTATTATCGTCATCTCCTATGCCATCATGACCCCTGAGGAAGCCAAGAACTTCCACCCCATTTCTATTTTTGTAGATGACAAGAACCAGATCAAAGAACTTTGA
- a CDS encoding pantoate--beta-alanine ligase, translating into MIIAETTEDLQKVTNGWKAEGHRIAFVPTMGALHKGHLSLVSAAKSAGRIPIVSIFINPSQFNNKEDFQRYPRMVSQDIELLTKSNCALVFIPSVEEVYPDDFVPFSGLDLDGLDLVMEGIFRPGHFEGMLQVVKRLLDLVQPDELYMGQKDFQQHTLVRHMIQKLNLPVRLIIGPTLRESDGLAMSSRNMRLTPEFRAKAPVIFQALKRLMKINGTKDLPNAIKRAIQMIEDKGLRVEYLEIVDAYNLEKVSDPNSHSYIVACVACWAGDIRLIDNVVLKGPEQ; encoded by the coding sequence ATGATCATTGCTGAAACAACAGAGGACTTGCAAAAAGTGACCAATGGCTGGAAGGCAGAAGGACATCGAATTGCATTTGTGCCTACCATGGGAGCACTCCACAAAGGCCATCTCAGTTTGGTCAGTGCGGCCAAATCAGCAGGGCGAATTCCGATCGTCAGCATTTTTATCAATCCCAGCCAATTTAACAACAAAGAGGATTTTCAGAGATACCCAAGGATGGTTTCTCAGGACATCGAATTGCTGACCAAATCCAATTGCGCCCTTGTTTTTATTCCTTCCGTAGAGGAAGTTTATCCCGATGATTTTGTACCATTTTCAGGACTTGATTTGGATGGATTGGATTTGGTCATGGAAGGAATATTTAGGCCCGGACATTTTGAAGGAATGTTGCAAGTTGTCAAAAGATTATTGGACCTGGTGCAACCGGATGAACTCTACATGGGTCAAAAGGATTTCCAACAGCATACCCTGGTCAGGCACATGATTCAGAAACTCAATTTGCCGGTCCGGCTGATCATAGGCCCCACTTTAAGAGAATCCGATGGTCTGGCGATGAGTTCCAGAAACATGAGACTTACACCAGAATTTAGAGCAAAAGCACCCGTCATTTTTCAGGCATTGAAGAGATTAATGAAAATCAATGGAACCAAGGACCTTCCAAATGCAATAAAAAGAGCCATTCAAATGATAGAAGACAAGGGCTTGAGGGTAGAGTATTTGGAGATCGTCGATGCTTACAATCTAGAGAAGGTGTCTGATCCAAATTCACATTCTTATATTGTGGCTTGTGTAGCCTGTTGGGCGGGCGACATTCGACTGATCGATAATGTTGTGCTAAAAGGACCCGAACAATGA
- a CDS encoding T9SS type A sorting domain-containing protein has protein sequence MGDTLNPGQTYNLDCPEFGFSFPKNGCFLEDYKDKNRLILLHLSDTMAGLRGWFTNKLYMTTLEYRQGEWQITELRKMLYDQFIFRRSFEVVKHANGLDYWILLTNYNSDSLITFLFRSGEVTGPFYQDIDIPTGEYDWGSNSVFSPDGSKYIRVDIRSGLTIYEFDRKEGRVSNKKYYPSWIPSDQVNNLQLLELSVSASSKFLYVSSPIHLWQMDLSAEDVGATRILIDTFDGFASPFGTTFYRHQLAPDGKIYMNCTNSDNYFHIIHKPDLEGQECMFKQHDFELPTYNAFTMPYFPNYRLGPLSDTNDHSMNFEFSLYPNPVTDALYVLKPVQSKLKIYNQLSKLVMETYDWRIDVGHFGAGMYYVVVENELLNNKVLRFLKL, from the coding sequence ATGGGGGATACTTTAAATCCTGGCCAAACTTATAATTTAGATTGTCCTGAATTTGGGTTTTCTTTTCCTAAAAATGGTTGCTTTTTGGAGGATTACAAGGATAAAAACCGATTAATCCTTTTGCATTTAAGTGATACTATGGCCGGATTAAGAGGATGGTTTACGAATAAACTTTATATGACTACTTTAGAATATAGGCAGGGTGAATGGCAAATTACAGAATTGAGAAAAATGCTTTATGATCAATTTATATTTAGAAGATCATTTGAGGTGGTTAAGCATGCCAATGGATTGGATTATTGGATTTTACTGACCAATTATAATTCAGATAGTTTAATTACGTTTTTGTTTCGATCGGGAGAGGTAACAGGTCCTTTTTATCAAGATATCGATATCCCAACCGGGGAATATGACTGGGGATCAAACTCTGTGTTCAGTCCTGACGGTAGTAAGTACATTAGAGTGGATATCCGCTCAGGCTTGACAATCTATGAGTTTGACCGAAAGGAAGGTCGGGTAAGTAACAAGAAATATTACCCAAGTTGGATACCAAGCGATCAAGTGAATAATTTACAGTTATTAGAATTATCTGTCTCAGCTAGTTCTAAGTTTCTTTATGTATCTAGTCCCATACATTTGTGGCAAATGGATCTTAGCGCCGAAGATGTGGGTGCTACAAGAATATTAATTGATACATTTGATGGATTTGCATCACCTTTTGGTACTACATTTTATAGACATCAGTTAGCACCTGATGGTAAAATTTATATGAATTGTACCAATAGTGATAATTACTTTCACATCATTCATAAACCGGATTTAGAAGGACAAGAATGTATGTTTAAACAACATGATTTTGAACTACCCACATACAATGCTTTCACCATGCCTTATTTCCCGAATTACCGATTAGGCCCGCTAAGTGACACCAATGATCATTCAATGAATTTTGAGTTTTCATTATATCCCAATCCTGTAACTGATGCACTATATGTCCTTAAACCGGTTCAATCAAAATTGAAAATTTACAATCAACTTTCAAAATTGGTGATGGAAACCTATGATTGGAGAATAGATGTGGGTCATTTTGGAGCAGGAATGTATTATGTAGTGGTAGAAAATGAATTGCTGAATAATAAAGTTTTACGGTTCTTAAAGCTATAA
- a CDS encoding family 20 glycosylhydrolase, which translates to MKNIKSTLFLICSLFVFTLFGQSIPSIIPKPKSIKMAGGQVTVRDIQTIVIPKKNIEIKNLALQYASALGLDKYQITEQQKPEFAKNKSLVFQLVNQENQNDYYSFTVTKNGILVAANGPKGVFYALQTLIQLLESSNQTEKTLPFISIEDEPVFGYRGMHLDVARHFFPVAAVKRYLDLLARYKMNYFHWHLTDDQGWRIEIKKFPKLTEVGAYRKGTALGHAHDAKDQKDQEDYGSYYTQEEIKEIIQYAKERHIEIIPEIEMPGHSSAALAAYPEFGCTGGPYHVASHWGVFKDVFCTKDTALWFVKEVLGEVCDLFPGKYFHVGGDEVPKDRWKACSNCQSIRKRQGLKSEDELQSYFIEQVGIYLFNRGKKLIGWDEIMEGGLAPNATVMSWRGTKGGIEAAKLKHEVIMCPGSHCYFDHYQSESSKEPLAIGGYTSLEKVYGFKPIPEELKSDERRFVLGAQGNLWTEYIPGEEHLQYMAFPRAIALAEILWSESNALDYKNFVERLAQHSNWFKKNKFGFCNAYLDLAYQTSTASDGVKFTFVKPPVDGRILLESEKPDEGIVQEYPVSDSFLLEKDLEFGAWYQLPDKTLGRALRLHFQKHLAAGKSIQLKYNPSAKYPGSGAQCLVNGFSAPSHKFGGSEWMGFEADDLEADIDLGTEKDIQNISIQFYQANDSWIYAPEEILVYSSQDGKQYDQIQKVQVPLSPKKIILQEIALKQKTKSRYLRIVAKNAGRIAEGLPGAGHKAWLFVGEIRVE; encoded by the coding sequence ATGAAGAATATTAAATCTACTTTATTTTTAATTTGTAGTCTGTTTGTATTCACCCTGTTTGGGCAAAGCATTCCATCCATCATTCCTAAGCCAAAGTCCATCAAAATGGCGGGCGGACAGGTGACCGTTCGCGACATCCAGACCATTGTGATACCAAAGAAAAATATTGAAATTAAAAATCTGGCCCTTCAATATGCAAGCGCGTTGGGACTTGATAAATACCAGATCACAGAGCAACAAAAACCAGAATTTGCAAAAAACAAATCCCTTGTGTTTCAGCTGGTGAATCAGGAAAATCAAAACGATTATTACTCCTTCACGGTCACAAAAAATGGAATCCTCGTGGCCGCCAATGGACCCAAAGGAGTGTTCTATGCTTTACAAACATTAATCCAGCTGTTGGAGTCTTCCAATCAAACTGAAAAAACACTTCCATTTATTTCGATTGAAGATGAACCAGTTTTCGGATACAGAGGAATGCATCTCGATGTAGCCAGACATTTTTTTCCGGTGGCTGCGGTCAAAAGATATCTGGATTTATTGGCCAGGTACAAAATGAATTACTTCCACTGGCATCTCACCGATGACCAGGGATGGAGGATAGAAATAAAAAAATTTCCTAAATTAACTGAAGTCGGGGCTTACAGAAAGGGTACTGCCTTGGGTCATGCACATGATGCAAAAGATCAAAAAGACCAAGAAGATTACGGCTCGTATTATACCCAGGAAGAAATCAAAGAAATCATCCAATACGCCAAAGAAAGACATATTGAAATCATTCCTGAAATTGAAATGCCGGGACATTCTTCTGCTGCATTGGCTGCCTATCCGGAATTTGGATGTACGGGTGGGCCCTATCATGTGGCATCTCATTGGGGAGTATTCAAAGATGTGTTTTGTACCAAGGATACTGCACTCTGGTTTGTGAAAGAGGTGCTCGGCGAGGTCTGTGATCTTTTTCCGGGTAAATACTTCCATGTAGGTGGAGACGAAGTACCCAAGGATCGTTGGAAAGCTTGTTCCAACTGTCAGTCCATCCGAAAAAGACAGGGACTGAAATCAGAAGACGAACTTCAAAGCTATTTTATAGAGCAGGTGGGTATTTATTTATTCAACCGTGGTAAAAAACTCATCGGATGGGATGAGATCATGGAAGGAGGTTTGGCTCCAAATGCAACGGTCATGTCCTGGAGAGGTACGAAAGGCGGTATTGAGGCCGCAAAACTCAAACACGAGGTGATTATGTGTCCGGGATCCCATTGTTATTTTGACCACTATCAGTCAGAATCTTCCAAAGAACCTCTTGCCATTGGTGGTTATACCAGTCTGGAAAAGGTCTATGGCTTCAAGCCAATCCCGGAAGAATTAAAATCCGATGAGCGGAGATTTGTATTGGGTGCGCAGGGCAATTTATGGACGGAATACATTCCAGGTGAAGAGCATTTACAGTACATGGCCTTTCCAAGAGCGATTGCATTGGCCGAGATTTTGTGGTCAGAATCGAATGCGTTGGACTATAAAAATTTTGTGGAAAGGCTGGCGCAACACAGCAATTGGTTTAAGAAAAATAAATTCGGATTTTGCAACGCCTACCTCGATTTGGCGTATCAGACATCGACGGCTTCCGATGGGGTTAAATTCACTTTTGTCAAACCACCAGTCGATGGTCGCATACTGCTGGAATCTGAAAAACCGGACGAAGGAATCGTACAGGAATATCCTGTTTCAGATTCTTTCCTTTTGGAAAAAGATTTAGAATTTGGGGCTTGGTATCAGTTGCCTGATAAAACCCTGGGCAGGGCTCTGCGGCTTCATTTCCAAAAGCATCTTGCGGCTGGAAAAAGTATCCAATTAAAATACAATCCTTCTGCAAAATATCCGGGATCTGGAGCACAATGTCTGGTCAACGGATTTTCTGCTCCTTCCCATAAATTTGGTGGTTCAGAATGGATGGGCTTTGAAGCTGATGATCTTGAAGCAGATATAGATCTGGGTACGGAAAAAGACATTCAAAATATTTCTATTCAATTTTATCAGGCCAATGATTCCTGGATTTATGCGCCCGAAGAAATCCTTGTTTACAGTTCTCAGGATGGTAAGCAATACGATCAGATCCAAAAAGTGCAAGTCCCTTTAAGTCCTAAAAAAATCATCCTTCAGGAGATTGCATTAAAACAAAAAACTAAATCCAGATACCTCAGGATTGTTGCCAAAAATGCAGGACGCATCGCTGAAGGTCTTCCCGGTGCAGGACACAAGGCCTGGTTGTTTGTGGGGGAGATTAGGGTGGAGTAA
- a CDS encoding flippase-like domain-containing protein, giving the protein MAPFLKKFVQFLFFLALGVAILWWLYQKQDESYKAYCQLNNIASADCILWKKLLNDLVEIRWVFVVVVFIAFYLSNYFRALRWLLIFEPLGYKPHKINTVGTILVSYFANLGFPRSGEFVRAAMISRYERIPIDKSLGTVFIDRVLDLIAMALIIVLTVLTQIPAFKSLYDAHLASVPVYQKLVLPILGLLMSLLIFLTRHQWKNWPLIRDIKHKVKGFYEGVSSVKKIKEPKAFFFYTFMIWFWFYVMLFAAMQAFEPTSHLSFGAGLVVYVFGSLGMLIPTPGGIGSYHYLVMLSLAYYQIDQVNAFSFANISFFCAQFATNLVLGITALIIMYFYNRNRRREMTRR; this is encoded by the coding sequence TTGGCCCCTTTTCTTAAAAAATTTGTACAATTTCTTTTTTTTCTGGCACTTGGCGTTGCCATTTTGTGGTGGTTGTATCAAAAACAGGATGAATCCTACAAAGCCTATTGTCAGCTCAACAATATAGCTTCTGCCGATTGCATCCTTTGGAAAAAGCTCTTGAACGATCTGGTGGAAATCAGATGGGTTTTTGTGGTGGTCGTTTTTATTGCATTTTATCTAAGCAACTATTTCAGGGCGCTCAGATGGTTGCTTATCTTCGAGCCCCTTGGTTATAAACCACATAAAATAAACACCGTTGGGACCATCCTCGTCTCCTACTTTGCCAATCTTGGTTTTCCCCGCAGCGGAGAATTCGTAAGGGCTGCCATGATTAGCCGTTATGAGCGGATACCCATCGACAAATCACTGGGAACTGTTTTTATTGACCGGGTCCTGGATTTAATTGCCATGGCCCTGATCATTGTACTCACTGTTTTGACCCAAATACCAGCCTTCAAATCACTGTATGACGCTCATTTGGCATCCGTTCCGGTGTATCAAAAACTGGTTTTGCCCATCCTTGGCCTGTTGATGAGTCTGCTCATATTTTTGACGAGACATCAATGGAAAAATTGGCCGCTGATCAGGGATATAAAGCACAAGGTCAAAGGCTTTTACGAAGGGGTCTCGTCGGTTAAAAAAATCAAAGAGCCAAAGGCATTTTTCTTTTATACGTTTATGATTTGGTTTTGGTTTTATGTGATGCTGTTTGCTGCCATGCAGGCTTTCGAACCCACATCGCATCTATCCTTTGGGGCAGGCCTTGTGGTTTATGTTTTTGGTTCTTTGGGGATGCTGATTCCTACCCCTGGCGGAATTGGCAGTTATCATTATTTGGTCATGCTGAGTCTTGCCTATTATCAAATTGATCAGGTGAATGCTTTTTCATTTGCCAATATTTCATTCTTTTGTGCACAGTTTGCCACCAATCTTGTGCTGGGTATAACGGCATTGATTATTATGTATTTTTACAATAGAAACAGAAGAAGGGAAATGACCAGACGATAA